The following coding sequences are from one Streptomyces sp. NBC_01232 window:
- a CDS encoding NACHT domain-containing protein produces the protein MTGFETVLLRVAGTAAGALVKSLLARVPGAGLTPDPARPVQRWRRPPAELGDSEMRRLAAALAARIDEATVRVPEHERLAAVTAVGDAFAALGPLGAEALFAADLDPAAVAAAVPPPPAGLNEAAEALYGRLVRLCCAHAVEYVTTLPGFAARADVELVRRTGELARAVDRLADRPEGASYAFEERYARYVAETHGRLRLFGLTLSRSRQEWPLDVAYISLAVSGEQQLVPGEPELRQTQLRAEQALASADRVLLRGPAGSGKSTLVQWLALTAARQAEGSWGTCVPFVLRLRAFTSAESLPLPEEFLRASGVPLSAPAGWVEDLMLSGRALVLVDGVDEVPQRLRARTETWLRSLISAFPKARYVVTTRPSAVPEDWLAGQGFAPHSMLPMEQQDIRAFVAHWHAAARAEGQELDAYEASLLEAVSSRRDLARLATNPLMCALLCALNQDRRMQLPRARKELYDAALDMLLVRRDTEREICRVEGVYLTREEQVALLQRFAYWLIRNGQLEAGRDEAVEMVGEWLDAMPQVRAQGGAEQVFAHLLIRSGLLLEPSPGSVVFVHRTFQDYLGAKAAVESRDFGVLVKNAHDDSWDDVVRMAVGHARPDERLRILRGLLRRADKVKSAHDRLVLLAAASLEHAPELDPVVHADIQSRTAGLLPPRTPQEAEQLAKAGELVLDLLPRPEGLAEAEAAACLRTAALVGSPRALGAIARFRHDTRSAVCRELSRSWGAFDARLYADEVLADASLGDAVLEVRSPEQVAALAGLPHIRKLYISEAEGIPDVLESQRQLEALTLYRSGVTGLDALTRHQGLRYLGLFTCLQLSGLEPLTRLPVLDSLTLAEVPRDLDLAPLADLRALTELALNYGLRAAGVSAVPAPKTLTRLGLFSPDIGLDSLDRWPALDWMTVTGDRQFAELTALLPLPRLRTLQLVEQADLDLSPLLDQPQIFELALVQCHCRDGLAALSGLPALRNLTLSGVGVSYDVTPLAGLDQLNIVMTDWAEVRGLDRIPPERIRRLGAF, from the coding sequence ATGACGGGCTTCGAGACGGTTCTCTTACGGGTGGCGGGAACGGCGGCGGGGGCGCTGGTGAAATCCCTCCTGGCAAGGGTTCCGGGGGCGGGCCTGACGCCCGACCCGGCCCGGCCGGTGCAGCGGTGGCGCAGACCCCCGGCGGAACTGGGCGACAGCGAGATGCGGCGCCTGGCCGCCGCACTGGCGGCCCGGATCGACGAGGCGACGGTTCGGGTGCCGGAGCACGAACGGCTGGCGGCGGTGACCGCGGTCGGCGACGCCTTCGCGGCGCTCGGCCCCTTGGGCGCGGAGGCCCTCTTCGCGGCGGACCTCGACCCGGCGGCCGTGGCGGCGGCGGTCCCGCCGCCCCCGGCGGGCCTGAACGAGGCGGCCGAGGCCCTGTACGGGCGGCTGGTGCGGCTGTGCTGCGCGCACGCGGTGGAGTACGTGACGACCCTCCCGGGCTTCGCGGCCCGGGCGGACGTGGAACTGGTCCGGCGGACGGGCGAGCTGGCGCGAGCGGTGGACCGGCTGGCCGACCGCCCGGAGGGGGCCTCGTACGCGTTCGAGGAGCGGTACGCGCGCTACGTGGCCGAGACCCACGGCCGCCTCCGGCTGTTCGGCCTGACCCTCAGCCGCTCCCGCCAGGAATGGCCGCTGGACGTGGCGTACATCAGCCTGGCGGTCAGCGGTGAGCAGCAGCTGGTGCCGGGCGAGCCGGAGCTCCGTCAGACCCAGCTCCGGGCCGAGCAGGCCCTCGCCTCCGCCGACCGGGTGCTGCTGCGCGGCCCGGCGGGCTCGGGAAAGTCGACCCTGGTCCAATGGCTGGCCCTCACCGCGGCCCGGCAGGCGGAGGGCTCCTGGGGCACGTGCGTGCCGTTCGTACTGCGGCTGCGCGCCTTCACCTCGGCGGAGAGCCTGCCGCTGCCGGAGGAGTTCCTCCGCGCCTCGGGCGTACCGCTCTCGGCGCCGGCCGGGTGGGTCGAGGACCTCATGCTGAGCGGCCGGGCGCTGGTCCTGGTGGACGGGGTGGACGAGGTCCCGCAGCGGCTGCGCGCCCGCACGGAGACCTGGCTGCGCTCGCTGATCTCGGCGTTCCCCAAGGCGCGGTACGTGGTGACCACCCGCCCGTCGGCGGTCCCGGAGGACTGGCTCGCGGGACAGGGCTTCGCACCGCACTCGATGCTGCCGATGGAGCAGCAGGACATCCGGGCCTTCGTCGCGCACTGGCACGCGGCGGCGCGCGCGGAGGGGCAGGAGCTGGACGCGTACGAGGCTTCGCTGCTGGAGGCGGTCTCCTCCCGGCGGGACCTGGCCCGGCTCGCGACGAACCCGCTGATGTGCGCCCTGCTCTGCGCCCTGAACCAGGACCGGCGGATGCAGCTGCCGCGGGCCCGCAAGGAACTCTACGACGCGGCGCTGGACATGCTGCTGGTCCGGCGGGACACGGAACGGGAGATCTGCAGGGTCGAGGGGGTCTACCTGACCCGCGAGGAGCAGGTCGCGCTGCTCCAGCGGTTCGCGTACTGGCTGATCCGCAACGGGCAGTTGGAGGCGGGCCGGGACGAGGCCGTCGAGATGGTGGGCGAGTGGCTCGACGCGATGCCGCAGGTGCGGGCGCAGGGCGGGGCCGAGCAGGTCTTCGCGCACCTGCTGATCCGCAGCGGCCTGCTCCTGGAGCCGTCCCCGGGCTCGGTGGTCTTCGTGCACCGCACCTTCCAGGACTACCTGGGCGCGAAGGCGGCGGTCGAGTCGCGGGACTTCGGCGTGCTGGTGAAGAACGCGCACGACGACTCCTGGGACGACGTGGTCCGCATGGCGGTGGGCCACGCCCGCCCGGACGAACGGCTCCGCATCCTGCGTGGCCTGCTGCGCCGGGCCGACAAGGTGAAATCGGCCCACGACCGTCTCGTCCTGCTGGCGGCAGCCTCCCTGGAGCACGCTCCGGAGCTGGACCCGGTCGTGCACGCCGACATCCAGTCGCGCACGGCCGGGCTCCTGCCACCCCGTACCCCGCAAGAGGCAGAGCAACTGGCCAAGGCCGGGGAGCTGGTCCTGGACCTGCTCCCGCGTCCCGAGGGCCTGGCCGAGGCCGAGGCGGCGGCCTGCCTGCGGACGGCGGCACTGGTGGGCAGCCCGCGGGCGCTGGGCGCCATTGCCCGCTTCCGCCACGACACCCGCTCGGCGGTGTGCCGAGAGCTCTCGCGGAGCTGGGGCGCCTTCGACGCCCGGCTGTACGCGGACGAGGTACTGGCCGACGCTTCCCTGGGCGACGCGGTCCTCGAAGTCCGAAGTCCCGAACAGGTGGCCGCCCTCGCCGGTCTGCCCCACATCCGCAAGCTGTACATCAGCGAGGCGGAGGGGATCCCGGACGTCCTGGAATCCCAGCGGCAGCTGGAGGCGCTGACCCTGTACCGGAGCGGTGTGACGGGCCTCGACGCCCTCACCCGCCACCAGGGGCTCCGCTACCTGGGACTCTTCACCTGCCTGCAGCTGTCCGGGCTGGAGCCGCTCACCAGGCTGCCGGTCCTGGACAGCCTGACGCTCGCGGAGGTCCCCCGGGACTTGGACCTCGCCCCGCTCGCGGACCTGCGCGCGCTCACCGAGCTGGCGCTCAACTACGGCCTCCGCGCGGCGGGCGTCTCGGCTGTCCCGGCCCCGAAGACACTGACCCGACTGGGGCTGTTCTCTCCCGACATCGGCCTCGACTCCCTGGACCGGTGGCCCGCATTGGACTGGATGACCGTCACCGGCGACCGGCAGTTCGCCGAGCTGACGGCGCTGCTGCCGCTGCCCCGGCTGCGCACGCTCCAGCTGGTGGAGCAGGCCGACCTGGACCTCTCGCCGCTGCTCGACCAGCCCCAGATCTTCGAGCTGGCACTCGTCCAGTGCCACTGCCGGGACGGACTGGCCGCGCTCTCCGGTCTTCCCGCGCTTCGGAACCTCACCCTGAGCGGGGTCGGCGTGAGTTACGACGTGACTCCGCTGGCCGGCCTGGACCAGCTGAACATCGTGATGACCGACTGGGCCGAAGTCCGCGGCCTGGACCGCATCCCGCCCGAGCGGATCCGGCGCCTGGGCGCCTTCTGA